From a region of the Acidimicrobiales bacterium genome:
- a CDS encoding pyridoxamine 5'-phosphate oxidase family protein codes for MPSPFDHTITSEEQLAALYRKPSTIAAGKACDHIDEQSQRFISASPFVVVSTTNRQHSRGDVSPKGGPPGFVKVLDQKRLVIPDYNGNNRIDGIRNLLSDPSIGLLFLVPTNGESLRINGQGYPTTDPQILDMFTDEVRRPTSAIGVHVDEVMLHCAKALRRARLWQPDSWSGGAPTAGELLASHMSSLDMSPADIDDTLEASYQADLAADAPEQAGTGGLS; via the coding sequence ATGCCGAGCCCGTTCGATCACACGATCACGAGCGAAGAACAGCTGGCCGCGCTGTACCGAAAGCCCAGCACGATCGCTGCCGGCAAGGCCTGCGACCACATCGACGAACAGTCGCAGCGGTTCATCTCCGCCAGCCCTTTCGTGGTGGTGTCGACCACCAACCGCCAACACAGCCGAGGCGATGTTTCTCCAAAGGGCGGGCCACCCGGCTTCGTGAAGGTTCTCGACCAGAAACGTCTGGTGATCCCCGACTACAACGGCAACAACCGAATAGACGGGATACGCAACCTGCTGTCAGACCCATCGATCGGGCTGCTGTTCCTGGTGCCCACCAACGGCGAGTCACTTCGTATCAACGGCCAGGGTTACCCCACCACCGACCCGCAGATCCTCGACATGTTCACCGACGAGGTCCGCAGGCCCACCAGCGCCATCGGCGTACACGTCGACGAGGTCATGTTGCACTGTGCCAAGGCGCTGCGCAGGGCGCGCCTGTGGCAGCCCGACTCGTGGAGCGGAGGGGCACCAACCGCTGGTGAGCTGCTGGCCTCACACATGAGCTCGCTGGACATGTCGCCCGCCGACATCGACGACACCCTCGAAGCCAGCTACCAAGCCGACCTGGCCGCAGACGCCCCCGAGCAGGCGGGCACCGGAGGCTTGTCGTGA
- a CDS encoding MOSC N-terminal beta barrel domain-containing protein, which translates to MRVLELWRYPVKSMGGQRLEAAEIGPAGIVGDRQWGVVDLATATMLTARREPRLLFASAQVNPMGELVVTLPDGTQTGDGEGLSRWLERDVELVERSAVDGGQRYEIATDFEDEANSRWVSWEGPTHSFHDSGRTAVSILASDALGAWDRRRFRGNVIIDGDEPSQLVGSSVRLGSTKLTVSKGIDRCVMVTRPLPASDGHAAAERDLSILRTINSQRQSLMGLGCIVDEPGRVKVGDLLRSGTF; encoded by the coding sequence GTGAGGGTGTTGGAGCTGTGGCGCTATCCGGTCAAGTCGATGGGTGGTCAGCGGCTGGAGGCCGCCGAAATCGGTCCGGCCGGAATCGTGGGCGACAGGCAGTGGGGTGTGGTCGACCTTGCCACGGCCACGATGCTGACCGCCCGGCGCGAGCCCCGCCTGCTGTTCGCTTCGGCGCAGGTGAACCCGATGGGCGAACTGGTGGTGACGTTGCCAGACGGCACCCAGACCGGCGATGGCGAAGGTCTGTCGCGTTGGTTGGAGCGCGATGTCGAGCTGGTCGAGCGCTCCGCCGTCGACGGGGGTCAGCGCTACGAGATCGCCACCGACTTCGAGGACGAGGCAAACAGCCGTTGGGTCAGCTGGGAGGGCCCAACACATTCGTTCCACGACTCGGGGCGCACGGCCGTGTCGATCTTGGCCTCCGACGCCCTGGGCGCCTGGGACCGACGCCGCTTCCGGGGCAACGTCATCATCGACGGCGACGAGCCGTCGCAGCTAGTGGGTTCGTCGGTTCGACTGGGGAGCACCAAGCTGACCGTGTCCAAGGGGATAGACCGCTGTGTCATGGTGACGCGACCCCTGCCGGCGTCGGACGGCCACGCTGCAGCCGAACGAGATCTGTCGATCTTGCGCACCATCAACTCGCAACGCCAGTCGCTGATGGGCTTGGGCTGCATCGTCGACGAACCAGGCCGCGTAAAGGTCGGAGATCTTCTGCGAAGCGGCACATTCTGA
- a CDS encoding P-II family nitrogen regulator encodes MKYIIAVIQPWRLDAVKQELSTVEVFRLTVSDASGVGQQKGHTEIYRGQHHEIDLLPKKRLEIAVNEDFVQPTIDAIVRGAKTADGGKIGDGKIFVLPLENVIRISSGEEGGGAI; translated from the coding sequence ATGAAGTACATCATCGCCGTGATCCAGCCTTGGCGCCTCGATGCTGTGAAGCAGGAACTGAGCACGGTCGAGGTGTTCCGCCTCACCGTTTCGGACGCATCCGGTGTCGGCCAGCAAAAGGGCCACACCGAGATCTATCGTGGTCAGCACCACGAGATCGACCTACTGCCCAAGAAGCGCCTCGAGATCGCGGTCAACGAAGACTTCGTCCAGCCCACGATCGACGCGATCGTTCGTGGCGCCAAGACCGCCGATGGCGGCAAGATCGGCGACGGCAAGATCTTCGTGCTGCCCCTCGAGAACGTCATCCGCATCAGCTCAGGTGAAGAGGGCGGCGGGGCTATCTGA
- the nthB gene encoding nitrile hydratase subunit beta, protein MTESLGVQDLGGSRLRGAVPYAPHEPAFHSDWERRVFGTLMPVLRAIGSTPGEFRHTIERLDPADYFDNGYFGRWLAALELLAVERGLVDSTDLGSTAVARAAPSVAPASQELPEPAAGQTIEGRPARRVTDVPPRFATGQAVRIVAPQHQGHTRRAAYTFGRTGHIVEIHPCEVLPDASAHRLAERAVWVYTVSFDAAELWGDEAEPGVTVMIDAYEPYLTPIDEETP, encoded by the coding sequence GTGACCGAATCGTTGGGCGTGCAGGATCTGGGCGGCAGTCGCCTGCGCGGCGCGGTGCCGTACGCGCCCCACGAGCCTGCGTTCCACTCCGACTGGGAGCGCAGGGTGTTCGGAACGTTGATGCCGGTGTTGCGCGCCATCGGCAGTACCCCCGGCGAGTTCCGCCACACGATCGAGCGGCTCGACCCCGCCGACTATTTCGACAACGGATATTTCGGGCGCTGGCTGGCAGCCCTCGAGCTGTTGGCCGTCGAACGTGGCCTGGTCGACTCGACTGATCTGGGGTCGACAGCGGTGGCTCGGGCCGCCCCCAGCGTGGCCCCGGCATCACAAGAGCTTCCTGAGCCCGCGGCCGGCCAGACCATCGAGGGTCGGCCGGCCAGGCGCGTCACCGACGTGCCCCCACGGTTCGCCACGGGCCAGGCCGTTCGGATCGTTGCGCCCCAGCACCAAGGACACACCAGACGTGCCGCCTACACGTTCGGACGAACGGGCCACATAGTCGAGATCCACCCCTGCGAGGTGTTGCCCGATGCCAGCGCCCATCGACTCGCCGAACGAGCGGTGTGGGTTTACACGGTCTCATTCGACGCCGCCGAGTTGTGGGGCGACGAAGCCGAGCCCGGGGTGACGGTGATGATCGATGCATACGAGCCCTATCTGACGCCCATCGACGAGGAGACGCCGTGA
- the nthA gene encoding nitrile hydratase subunit alpha: MTGSHDQSHDHAGADSPATRIEALEDLLAEAGLLDRSRVDAAIERYENDIGPMIGARLVAEAWTDPAFEQRLLHDADGVIAERGLYGAEVEHLEVKANRPGVHNLVVCTLCSCYPWAVLGLPPNWYKSPEYRSRAVKDPRAMLAEMGLQVDPSVELRVWDSSSETRYMVLPERPDGTELMSVDQLAALVNRDSMIGVALADTP, from the coding sequence GTGACCGGCAGCCACGATCAGAGTCACGATCACGCCGGCGCCGACTCGCCCGCGACACGCATCGAGGCGCTGGAGGACCTGTTGGCCGAGGCCGGTCTGTTGGACCGCAGTCGGGTCGACGCGGCCATAGAACGATACGAGAACGACATCGGCCCGATGATCGGCGCCCGCCTGGTGGCCGAAGCCTGGACAGACCCCGCGTTCGAGCAGAGGCTGCTGCACGACGCCGACGGCGTCATCGCCGAGCGGGGCTTGTACGGGGCCGAGGTCGAACACCTCGAGGTCAAGGCCAATCGCCCCGGAGTTCACAACCTGGTGGTGTGCACCCTGTGCTCGTGTTACCCGTGGGCCGTGCTGGGGCTGCCACCCAACTGGTACAAGAGCCCCGAGTACCGCAGTCGTGCTGTCAAAGACCCCAGGGCGATGCTGGCAGAGATGGGATTGCAGGTCGACCCTTCGGTCGAGCTGAGGGTGTGGGACAGCAGCAGCGAAACCCGCTACATGGTGCTTCCAGAACGCCCTGATGGCACCGAGTTGATGTCTGTAGATCAGCTGGCGGCGCTGGTCAACCGAGACTCGATGATCGGGGTTGCGCTGGCGGACACGCCGTGA
- a CDS encoding nitrile hydratase accessory protein, which produces MSDFDSWTGDGAPPRSNGELVFDAPWQSRAFGVAAALVEAGRFNWSDFRSELIVQIAASEAAGEEFEYYGCWYGALEALVHRHGLADAHAVEGRARQYAQRSPGHDH; this is translated from the coding sequence GTGAGCGACTTCGACTCGTGGACCGGCGACGGCGCGCCGCCAAGATCCAACGGCGAGTTGGTGTTCGACGCCCCTTGGCAAAGCCGCGCATTCGGCGTCGCAGCGGCCCTGGTCGAAGCCGGCCGGTTCAACTGGAGTGACTTCAGGTCAGAGCTGATCGTCCAAATCGCTGCCAGCGAGGCCGCAGGCGAGGAGTTCGAATACTACGGCTGTTGGTATGGGGCTCTGGAGGCCTTGGTGCATCGGCACGGTCTGGCCGACGCCCATGCGGTCGAAGGCCGGGCGCGTCAGTACGCTCAGCGATCGCCGGGACACGACCACTGA
- a CDS encoding glutamine--tRNA ligase/YqeY domain fusion protein: MNRYRFGVRDFPEPVGPMPPQTPNSESDFVRDKVVADIEQGTFAGRVQTRFPPEPNGFLHIGHAKAIVLDFAIADEFGGVCNLRFDDTNPLTEDHTYAESIVADVRWLGFEPAQVFYASDYFEKIYGWAEHLIGKGLAYVDDQDGETISEQRGGFGKPGIESPYRNRSVEENLDLFRRMRAGEFADGTRVLRAKIDMQAENMQLRDPVMYRIRHEHHYRQGDKWSIYPTYDWAHGQGDAIEGVTHSLCTLEFSDHRALYDWFLQHLPLEGDKPEQTEFARLELTHTVTSKRKLKQLVDEGVVDGWDDPRLPTLRALRRRGYPPEAIREFCSYIGVARTNSRHAVELLESFVRTRLNQVAQRRMAVLRPLKLVITNWPTDANGEPVVEYREAVNNPEDDSDGVRQVPFSGTLYIEADDFMVDAPPKYYRLTPGREVRLRAGYFVTCTGFETDDEGNVTEVHCTYDPTTAGGNAPDGRKVKATIHWVSADHAVDAQVALYDRLFSAEVPGAETGDPLDDLNPDSVELLVGCKLEPALGQAEPGQVVQFERLGYFAHDPRTQMLFHRTVGLRDEWANIQKRQGA, encoded by the coding sequence ATGAACCGCTACCGTTTCGGTGTTCGCGACTTCCCCGAGCCGGTAGGACCCATGCCTCCCCAGACACCCAACTCAGAGTCCGATTTCGTGCGAGACAAGGTCGTCGCCGATATCGAGCAGGGCACGTTCGCGGGTCGGGTACAAACCCGCTTCCCTCCCGAACCCAATGGCTTCCTGCACATCGGGCACGCCAAGGCGATCGTGCTCGACTTCGCCATCGCCGACGAGTTCGGCGGGGTGTGCAACCTTCGCTTCGACGACACAAACCCGCTGACCGAAGACCACACCTATGCCGAGAGCATCGTCGCCGATGTTCGTTGGCTGGGTTTCGAGCCGGCTCAGGTGTTCTATGCCAGCGACTATTTCGAGAAGATCTACGGGTGGGCCGAGCATCTCATAGGCAAGGGGCTGGCCTACGTCGACGATCAGGATGGCGAGACCATCTCCGAGCAGAGGGGCGGCTTCGGCAAGCCGGGCATCGAAAGCCCCTATCGCAACCGCAGTGTCGAAGAGAACCTCGATCTGTTCAGGCGGATGCGTGCCGGCGAGTTCGCCGACGGCACCAGGGTGCTGCGCGCCAAGATCGACATGCAGGCCGAGAACATGCAACTGCGCGACCCGGTCATGTACCGCATTCGCCACGAGCATCACTACCGGCAGGGCGACAAGTGGTCGATCTACCCCACCTACGACTGGGCCCACGGCCAGGGCGATGCCATAGAGGGCGTCACCCACAGCCTCTGCACGCTCGAGTTCTCCGACCATCGGGCGCTGTACGACTGGTTCTTGCAGCATCTTCCACTCGAGGGTGACAAGCCCGAGCAAACCGAGTTCGCTCGCCTAGAGCTGACCCACACCGTCACGTCCAAACGCAAGCTCAAGCAGCTCGTCGACGAGGGCGTGGTCGACGGCTGGGACGATCCACGGCTGCCCACACTGCGCGCGCTTCGCCGCCGGGGTTATCCACCCGAGGCCATTCGTGAGTTCTGCTCGTACATCGGCGTGGCCAGAACCAACAGCCGCCACGCCGTCGAACTGCTGGAATCGTTCGTACGCACGCGCCTCAATCAGGTCGCCCAAAGACGAATGGCCGTGTTGCGCCCCCTGAAGCTGGTCATCACCAACTGGCCCACCGACGCCAACGGCGAGCCGGTGGTCGAGTACCGCGAGGCGGTCAACAACCCCGAAGACGACTCAGACGGGGTGCGCCAGGTTCCGTTCTCGGGCACGCTGTACATCGAGGCCGACGATTTCATGGTCGACGCCCCGCCCAAGTACTACCGCCTCACACCCGGTCGCGAGGTCAGGCTGCGGGCCGGCTATTTCGTCACCTGCACCGGCTTCGAAACCGACGACGAGGGCAACGTCACCGAGGTGCACTGCACCTACGACCCCACCACCGCTGGCGGCAACGCTCCGGACGGACGCAAGGTCAAGGCCACCATCCACTGGGTGTCGGCAGATCACGCCGTCGACGCCCAGGTGGCTCTGTATGACCGGCTGTTCAGCGCAGAGGTTCCGGGCGCCGAAACGGGAGACCCGCTCGACGACCTCAACCCAGACTCGGTCGAGCTACTGGTGGGCTGCAAGCTCGAGCCGGCGCTGGGTCAAGCCGAGCCGGGACAGGTGGTGCAGTTCGAACGGCTCGGCTATTTCGCCCACGATCCGCGCACTCAGATGCTGTTCCACCGCACCGTGGGGCTGCGCGACGAGTGGGCCAACATCCAAAAGCGCCAAGGCGCCTAG